In Arcobacter ellisii, a genomic segment contains:
- a CDS encoding response regulator transcription factor: MKILIIEDDLKIINFLKKGLEEECYVVDFSTNGDEGLYLASINEYDLILLDIMLPIKDGIEVCKSLRSSNIQTPIIMLTAKDSIEDKIKGLDIGANDYLAKPFSFAELLARIRVQLRVSVASQTKLTIADLELDLLNKTATRANQNITLTAKEFALLEYLIKNRNRVLSETTINEALSSFEDSNISNIVNVYIYRLRNKIDKNFEKKLIKTIRGIGFKISED, translated from the coding sequence ATGAAAATATTAATAATTGAAGATGATTTAAAAATCATAAACTTTTTAAAAAAGGGTTTAGAAGAAGAGTGTTATGTAGTAGATTTTTCTACAAATGGTGATGAAGGTTTATATCTTGCTAGCATAAATGAATATGATTTAATTTTACTTGATATTATGCTTCCAATAAAAGATGGAATTGAAGTGTGTAAAAGTTTAAGAAGTTCAAATATTCAAACTCCAATTATCATGCTAACTGCTAAAGATTCCATTGAAGACAAAATCAAAGGATTGGATATTGGAGCAAATGATTATTTAGCAAAACCTTTTTCATTTGCAGAATTACTTGCAAGAATTAGAGTTCAATTAAGAGTTAGTGTAGCAAGCCAAACAAAATTAACTATTGCAGATTTAGAACTTGATTTACTTAATAAAACAGCAACTAGAGCAAATCAAAATATAACTTTAACAGCAAAAGAGTTTGCACTTTTGGAATATTTAATAAAAAACAGAAATAGAGTTTTGAGTGAAACAACAATAAATGAAGCACTTTCATCATTTGAAGATTCAAATATAAGCAATATTGTAAATGTTTATATTTATAGATTAAGAAATAAAATTGATAAAAATTTTGAAAAAAAATTAATCAAAACAATCAGAGGAATAGGATTTAAAATCAGTGAAGATTAA
- a CDS encoding ABC transporter permease, with the protein MISYAFKALFANKLKTFLIILSLIFSIVSIFLISSISNGVISMYSTLIKSDGDIIVTQAKISDTFFSNVNINLVEKINNLKDIKDTSAMIVGASPVEKLPIVAVYGVTKNRFKNYTLIAGNYPSKNEVIIGKSILEQLFNKNEIQIANKSFKISGVFKSEIGFENGGVVLNIDEAGEIFNKSASMILVNTTLNSNVENIIKDIKNLSDEIDVKSTQNFVDNYNQFKIIKTSSNVISFIAFSMGLLGIVSLMSITINQRKAEFGIKRALGIKTSKIVYSIMVESFLLGVFSFISALIISNVTLYFVKNAKTLQGYVNGEISVELAFYIFVTSILMAIIGSIIPALNAAKTDPVELIQGNKI; encoded by the coding sequence TTGATTTCATACGCGTTTAAAGCACTATTTGCAAATAAACTAAAAACTTTTTTAATCATTTTAAGTCTGATTTTTTCAATAGTTTCTATTTTTTTGATTAGTTCTATTTCAAATGGAGTTATTTCTATGTATTCAACGCTTATAAAAAGTGATGGAGATATTATCGTTACTCAAGCAAAAATCTCTGATACATTTTTTTCAAATGTAAATATTAATTTAGTTGAAAAAATAAATAACTTAAAAGATATAAAAGATACATCAGCGATGATTGTAGGAGCTAGTCCTGTTGAAAAACTTCCAATTGTTGCAGTTTATGGAGTAACAAAAAATAGATTTAAAAATTATACCTTAATTGCAGGTAATTATCCTTCAAAAAATGAAGTAATTATTGGAAAATCTATTTTAGAACAACTTTTTAATAAAAATGAAATTCAAATTGCAAATAAAAGTTTCAAAATTTCTGGAGTTTTTAAAAGTGAAATTGGTTTTGAAAATGGTGGAGTTGTTTTAAATATAGATGAAGCAGGAGAGATTTTTAATAAATCTGCTTCAATGATTTTGGTAAATACAACTTTAAATTCTAATGTTGAAAATATTATTAAAGATATAAAAAATTTATCAGATGAAATTGATGTTAAATCAACACAAAATTTTGTAGATAACTATAATCAATTTAAAATCATAAAAACCTCATCAAATGTTATTTCATTTATCGCATTTTCTATGGGTCTTCTTGGAATTGTAAGTCTTATGAGTATTACAATAAATCAAAGAAAAGCTGAATTTGGTATTAAAAGAGCATTAGGAATAAAAACATCAAAAATTGTTTATTCAATAATGGTTGAGAGCTTTTTACTTGGTGTTTTTAGTTTCATTAGTGCTTTAATTATTTCAAATGTAACTCTATATTTTGTAAAAAATGCAAAAACTCTACAAGGTTATGTAAATGGTGAAATATCTGTTGAACTAGCTTTTTATATCTTTGTTACTTCTATTTTAATGGCGATTATTGGTTCAATAATTCCAGCTTTAAATGCTGCAAAAACTGACCCAGTTGAACTTATTCAAGGAAATAAAATATGA
- a CDS encoding ABC transporter ATP-binding protein, with the protein MIKALNLTHYYNKDLALENINLEINKGEFICLIGESGSGKSTLLSLLSTLLKPTSGEIFFENTNYKDIKDIDNFRKTNVGFIFQFHYLINYLTVKENIKLANEKATNDEIYNLLKILKIENLLDKYPNEISGGQKQRVAIARALINKPKVIIADEPTGNLDSKNSLNVFEILKKLSESGTTIIVATHDKELAKFANKIYEVKDGKIN; encoded by the coding sequence ATGATAAAAGCTTTAAATTTAACACATTATTACAACAAAGATTTAGCTTTAGAAAATATCAATTTAGAAATAAATAAAGGTGAATTTATTTGTTTAATTGGAGAAAGTGGAAGTGGAAAATCTACACTTTTATCACTTTTATCAACACTTTTAAAACCTACAAGTGGTGAAATATTTTTTGAAAATACAAATTACAAAGATATAAAAGATATTGATAATTTTAGAAAAACAAATGTTGGTTTTATTTTTCAGTTTCATTATTTAATCAACTATTTAACTGTTAAAGAAAATATAAAACTTGCAAATGAAAAAGCAACAAATGATGAGATTTACAATCTATTAAAAATTCTAAAAATTGAAAATTTATTAGATAAATATCCAAATGAAATTTCAGGTGGTCAAAAACAAAGAGTTGCAATTGCAAGAGCTTTGATAAACAAACCAAAAGTAATTATTGCAGATGAACCAACAGGAAATTTAGATTCAAAAAACTCTTTAAATGTTTTTGAAATCCTAAAAAAATTAAGTGAAAGTGGAACAACAATAATAGTTGCAACTCACGACAAAGAACTTGCAAAATTTGCAAATAAAATTTATGAGGTAAAAGATGGAAAAATTAATTAA
- a CDS encoding metallophosphoesterase: MSLDNYFQVVNIEIEDKKLENLKILHLSDLHINKKTSEKKILELVDFCNNLEFDFCVITGDIIDTKVKFIKKQLEILNFLKKEVFYISGNHDLFYGLEDLKKELTNFIFMDNKTLKINYKNEIIHLAGLPDRFSKFFKIKREEKKIKEFLQNSPSIFISHQPKDYKIALNSNLFLCGHTHGGQIYPFHYLVRLVQPFLAGLFYKNKTAIYVNKGFGTWGVDFRFKANAEISLLKLITKSVE, from the coding sequence ATGAGTTTAGATAATTATTTTCAAGTTGTAAATATAGAAATAGAAGATAAAAAATTAGAGAATTTAAAAATTCTTCATTTAAGTGATTTACATATAAATAAAAAAACTTCTGAAAAAAAGATTTTAGAACTTGTAGATTTTTGTAATAATTTAGAGTTTGATTTTTGTGTTATAACTGGCGATATAATTGATACAAAAGTAAAATTTATAAAAAAACAACTTGAAATTTTAAACTTCTTAAAAAAAGAGGTTTTTTATATAAGTGGAAATCACGATTTATTTTATGGTTTAGAAGATTTAAAAAAAGAGCTAACAAATTTTATTTTTATGGATAATAAAACTTTAAAAATTAACTATAAAAATGAGATTATTCATCTAGCAGGATTACCTGATAGATTTTCAAAATTTTTTAAAATAAAAAGGGAAGAAAAAAAAATAAAAGAGTTTTTGCAAAACTCTCCATCTATTTTTATTTCTCACCAACCAAAAGATTATAAAATTGCATTAAATTCAAATCTATTTTTGTGTGGACATACACACGGTGGACAAATTTATCCTTTTCATTATCTTGTAAGATTAGTTCAACCTTTTTTAGCTGGTCTTTTTTATAAAAATAAAACAGCAATTTATGTAAATAAAGGCTTTGGAACTTGGGGTGTTGATTTTAGATTTAAAGCCAATGCAGAGATAAGTTTATTGAAATTAATAACAAAAAGTGTAGAATAA
- a CDS encoding ATP-binding protein has translation MKINLSIKKKLLIHSFLIQTIILLIFSFSLYKALEISTTDKLEATLKVIILDVTDDLLENKQISQTLLNEEKEYKFEPLYIRILDNKTHEKIIQTENFPNNIEHDDKYLNNLKEDIVTFEKQNNYLVSRIKIDFHGEKVVIIEVVTTKEILTSTLENLLYILSFILPIILIFAVIGGNFIIYKSFLPIENILDELKQINANDLSARLKTTNTKDEIYQLINEVNNLLSRLENSFERISQFSSDASHELKTPLTIIKGEIEVALRKERSVNEYKETLTTSLNEICVIEQTINDLLFLAKNEKDLIIDKQEEFYLDELTDESINELKNFAKLHKVGVTLEVKDSLELLGFPNLLKIAIKNALKNAIQFSNENSKVIIKIFKKDDFLNISIQDFGIGIAKEEQNKIFEKFYRTDKSRNKNSGGTGLGMSILKKIIDIHKAEINIKSIENQGTTISFSFHIK, from the coding sequence GTGAAGATTAATTTATCAATCAAAAAAAAACTTTTAATTCATAGTTTTTTAATACAAACAATAATTCTTTTAATTTTTTCATTCTCATTATATAAAGCATTAGAAATCTCAACAACTGATAAACTTGAAGCAACTTTAAAAGTTATAATTCTTGATGTAACTGATGATTTATTAGAAAATAAACAAATAAGTCAAACTTTACTAAATGAAGAAAAAGAGTATAAATTTGAACCACTTTATATTAGAATTTTAGATAACAAAACTCACGAAAAAATAATTCAAACAGAAAATTTCCCAAATAATATTGAACATGATGATAAATATTTGAATAACCTAAAAGAAGATATTGTTACTTTTGAAAAACAAAACAATTATTTAGTAAGTAGAATAAAAATAGACTTTCATGGTGAAAAAGTTGTGATTATCGAAGTTGTTACAACAAAAGAGATTTTAACTTCAACTTTAGAAAATTTACTTTATATTCTTAGTTTCATTCTTCCAATAATTCTTATTTTTGCTGTAATTGGTGGAAATTTTATAATTTATAAATCATTTTTACCTATTGAAAATATCTTAGATGAGCTAAAACAGATAAATGCAAATGATTTATCAGCAAGATTAAAAACAACTAACACAAAAGATGAAATTTATCAATTAATTAATGAAGTAAACAATCTTCTTTCAAGACTTGAAAACTCTTTTGAAAGAATCTCACAATTTAGTTCAGATGCTTCACATGAATTAAAAACTCCGCTTACAATAATAAAAGGTGAAATTGAAGTAGCTTTAAGAAAAGAAAGAAGTGTAAATGAATACAAAGAGACATTAACAACTTCCCTAAATGAAATTTGTGTAATTGAACAAACAATAAATGACTTACTATTTTTAGCTAAAAATGAGAAAGATTTAATTATTGATAAACAAGAAGAGTTTTATTTAGATGAATTAACAGATGAATCAATAAATGAACTTAAAAATTTTGCAAAACTCCATAAAGTTGGAGTTACTTTGGAAGTAAAAGATAGTTTAGAACTTCTTGGTTTTCCAAATCTTCTAAAAATTGCAATTAAAAATGCTTTAAAAAATGCAATTCAATTTAGTAATGAAAATTCAAAAGTTATTATAAAAATATTTAAGAAAGATGATTTTCTAAATATTTCTATTCAAGATTTTGGAATTGGAATAGCAAAAGAAGAACAAAATAAAATCTTTGAAAAATTTTATAGAACAGATAAAAGTAGAAATAAAAACTCTGGTGGAACAGGACTTGGAATGTCAATTTTAAAAAAGATTATTGACATTCACAAAGCAGAAATAAATATAAAAAGTATAGAAAATCAAGGTACAACTATAAGCTTCTCTTTTCATATAAAATAA
- a CDS encoding YceI family protein has product MFKKIVFLIILSLGLCADNYANNLSVTSGEIKAHTEVFGDSEINPTTKDVKANLTIENGLDSIKGQIFFETITLISDKKDRDENMYELLNIQKYKTISFDIKNIVKNETNYDINGVLSLNGVTKNITLKSNINEQNNQILFDGGFLFNLTDFNLEPPTLLFLTVRNQIDISYKIEFKR; this is encoded by the coding sequence ATGTTTAAAAAAATAGTTTTCCTAATAATTCTAAGTCTTGGCCTATGTGCTGACAATTATGCGAACAATTTATCAGTGACTAGTGGAGAAATTAAAGCTCATACGGAAGTTTTTGGGGACAGCGAAATCAATCCAACAACTAAAGATGTAAAAGCAAATTTAACAATTGAAAATGGTTTAGACTCAATAAAAGGTCAAATCTTTTTTGAAACTATAACTTTAATAAGTGACAAAAAAGATAGAGATGAAAATATGTATGAATTACTAAATATTCAAAAATATAAAACTATCTCTTTTGATATAAAAAATATTGTAAAAAATGAGACTAACTATGATATTAATGGTGTTTTATCTCTAAATGGTGTAACAAAAAATATCACACTGAAAAGTAATATAAATGAACAAAATAATCAAATTTTATTTGATGGAGGATTTTTATTTAATCTAACTGATTTTAATTTAGAACCGCCGACTCTTCTATTTTTAACAGTTAGAAATCAAATTGATATTAGTTATAAAATTGAATTTAAAAGATAA
- a CDS encoding inositol monophosphatase family protein: protein MKKELIKIIKKAGKILKKGYYSNKDVTFKAKKDLVTKYDVAVENYLKAKFTKKFKEFNIIAEESDNANIEFNDSIIIDPIDGTTNFVNGVPHTAISVGVYKDKKPYLAIVYNPILDELYEAKIGKGAFLNGKQLKVSDETELQKALLATGFPYTSGSNEDDLNDVVKKIKDILPLCQDLRRLGSASIDLCLVARGTFEGYYEMNLKPWDVSAGVLILSEAGGKITNINGDEYNLFEDKYIVATNGKIHDELIKNLNL, encoded by the coding sequence ATGAAAAAAGAGTTGATAAAAATAATAAAAAAAGCAGGAAAGATTTTAAAAAAAGGTTATTACTCAAATAAAGATGTAACTTTTAAAGCAAAAAAAGATTTAGTAACAAAATATGACGTTGCAGTTGAAAACTATTTAAAAGCAAAATTTACAAAAAAATTTAAAGAGTTTAATATAATTGCTGAAGAGTCTGATAATGCAAATATTGAATTTAATGATTCAATTATAATTGACCCAATTGATGGAACAACAAACTTTGTAAATGGAGTTCCTCATACTGCTATTTCAGTTGGAGTTTATAAAGATAAAAAGCCATATTTAGCAATAGTTTATAATCCAATATTAGATGAATTGTATGAAGCAAAGATTGGAAAAGGTGCTTTTTTAAATGGTAAACAATTAAAAGTTAGTGATGAAACAGAGTTACAAAAAGCACTTCTTGCTACTGGATTTCCATACACAAGTGGTTCAAATGAAGATGATTTGAATGATGTTGTAAAAAAAATAAAAGATATTTTACCTCTTTGTCAAGATTTAAGAAGATTAGGAAGTGCTTCGATTGATTTATGTTTAGTTGCAAGAGGAACTTTTGAAGGATATTATGAAATGAATTTAAAACCTTGGGATGTAAGTGCTGGAGTTTTAATTTTAAGTGAAGCAGGTGGAAAAATAACAAATATAAATGGAGATGAATATAATCTATTTGAAGACAAATATATTGTTGCAACAAATGGAAAAATTCATGATGAGTTAATTAAGAATTTAAATTTATAA